From the Fusobacterium ulcerans ATCC 49185 genome, the window ACTACTAGTAAAGATGGTTTCATTCCATTAAGGTCTTTATCATACTGTTCAAAGAATACTTTTACTCCTAGAAGTTTTTCCATAAGAGGTTTTATAGTCTTTATAAAATCTTCCTGTGCTTCTTTGTAGAAAGTTAAATATTGATTGTAGTTTTTAACTTCTCTTTCCACATCTATTTCTTCTATTACTGTTGGAAGAGGAACAAAAGTTCTTACTACTAGATTTTTTACATAATCATTTGGCTCTTCATTTACTTCTTCAAAGTCATCTTCAAAGTATTGTGCCAAAAGTTGATTATGCTGATTAGAGGCTACTGTAAGAGCTGTGCTTTTTTTCGATTTTTCCTCAATGATTTTAAGCTCTCCATGCTCATCCATTGTAAGCATTCCTATTTTTATCTCTTCTGCTTTTCCACCATTTTCACTTTGTCCAATCAATACCCTTGTTTTTATGTCTTCTATTGCAAGAGGCAACATTCCAAGAATATTGTTATAGCTTTCCCCTGCTTTTGAAAAGGCAATATTTAATTTATCTGCATATTCAAGCTTTGTAGGATCTTCTTCTTCTAAAGATTCATACTTGTCATGAAGATAAGCTATCTCTTTTCTCAATTGTTTAATATCATCCATTACCTTTTTAGGAGAAAGCATATTTAAAATTTCTTTAAAATTAAAATCTACATTCTTGCTTCCATTAACTTTTTTACTGTCCAATAATGTTATTAACATTTTAAAAAATGTATTTTCCATATTTATTGGAATTTCAGTTATACAGTTATCAGGAATCCCATTAGGTTTTTCCAGACTGTATTTTACCTTTTGAGTAGCAGCATTGAAGAAGCTGTATACTTTAGGCTCAAATTTTGTTAGAAACTCATTAAAGTTTCTTATTAGAAGATGTTCATGGATTTCCCTTATTTTTTCATCATCTAAACTTGTTACATTGTTGCTGCTTCCCACAAGAGTCAATAAATCCAGTTTTTCACTGTTGATCTCCTCAAACAGAATTGTTCTGTTTGTTTGTTCAAAAATACTTTTAGACATATTCCACCTCTTTTTGTTTTATTTTAAATGTTTTATATTTTTAAATTCTATTTAGTTTTTATTATACCAATAATATATCATACCAGTCAAATATCATGTTTTATTTAAAGAAGTTATAATTTTCTAATTACGTTTTTAATCTTTTATCGGCACTTTTTAGATAGTTTGTTTGTTTTAAATTTGTCTTTTTAATCGAAAAAAATTTTTTTTAGTTATTTTATTATTAATTCATTATCTTTGTTTAAATCGAATATAAAATGAACTGTTATCAACCATACCACTTTACATATATTTTTTTATAAAAATCATATATTTTTTAAACTATACTTATTAAAAGTACAATTGTATTTATTTTTAAATCCTTTCATATAAAAACACTACTCTCTTCTTTGATTCAAATTATATAACTTTACTTTTATTAAATATTTTTAAAATTTCAGTAATAAAAAAAGAGTGACTAATTTTTTATTAAGTCACTCTCAGTTTTATTTAAATATTCATAAGTATCCCATTGTGAAATACTCTTTGATTTGATGAGCCTCTTAGTTTTAATCTCAAATCTTTTTTTTCTATTTCAAATTTTCCATCTATAAGATAATCTATAAGAGAAGTATCTATCCATTTTTCCACTTCTTCCTTCAAATATCCTGTCCATAGATAAACATTTTTATCAGTATTTTCTTTTATAAAGTGTATAAGTTTTATTACTTCATTTCTGTTTTCATAATATAGAGGATCTCCTCCTAAAAATGTAACATTTTTCCATCTTGATTTTAATATAATATCTTTTATTTCATCCATTGAATATTCTTTTCCTGCATTGTAATCCCATGTATTCCTTGAAAAACACCCAGGACATTTATGAGAACATCCAGCAAAATAAAGAGTCATTGTATATCCAGTCATGCTGTTTATAGGATCATTATTTACTATTGATATTATCCTCATATTACTTCACATGTATAGCTCTGTTTTTGATTTCTTTCATTCTTCCTTCCAGAGCATGAGTTATATTATAGTTTGATATATATCCACAGCAACGTCTTTGTATTTTCATTTTCATTCCATCTTCATTTCCACAATGAGGACATTTATAGCTGGCTGTTTTTTCATTATATGATATTTCTCCTGTATATCCACATTCATAACATACATCTGAAATAGTATTTACTGCAAAATATTCTATTCCTGCATCATGAGCATATTGAATAAGTTCTATTATAGCTTCGTTATTATATGTTTTTCCACCATTTTCTACATACATAATATTTCCACCATTGCAATATTTAATAAATGGTGCTTCTACATCTATTTTATCAAAAGAATCTATTGGCAGTTCTGATGAGAAATGGAATGAATTTGTATAATATTCTCTTTCTCTAAGCCACTCAGGCATTATATCTCCATAGTTTTCTACATCTTTGCTGAAAAATGTAGCTATAGAACTTTCTGCAGGAGTACCATATACAGATACAGGAAGTCCAGTTTCAATTTTTATATCATCAGCTTGTTTTCTAATAGCTTCCATTATAGCAATACCCATTTCATGCCCTTTTTCTGTAGATATGTTTTCCTTATCATCAGATAATATTCTTACAGCATCATCTAATCCAAGGAATCCATAAGATACAGAAGCTCTGTCAGTTTTCAATAATTCTTCTACAGTGTCATCTGGTTCTAATCTTGCTATTCCCCCATATTGGAATAAAATAGGAGCTTTTTTAGCTTGAAGATGTCTTACATTTTCAAATCTTGTTTGAATAGCTTTTTTCATAAGTTCTTTTCTTTTTTCAAGAATATTAAGGAATCTTTCTAATCTGTTCCCCTCTGCTCCTCCATAACGTTCATCCCTCAATACATCTAAAGCAATTTGAGGTACATTTAATGTTGCTACTCCATAGTTAAATCTTCCATAGTGCTGATACTCTCCAGCAACTTGATATTCATGATTTACTCTGCTACGACATCCCATTCTAGCATAATATTTTCCTGCATCATAATCATCTTTAGAATAGAATAAGATATCTGGATAATAAGTATTTGCTATACATTTAGATACTTCCTCTGTAATATAGAAATATTTATCTCCCTTTTTAAAGTTATATCCATCTACTACCATATAAGAAAGTTTTGGGAAAATAGCTGGTATATGTTTTTCTCCAAGTCCTGTTTGCCTTACTTTTAAATATGATAATATTATATGCTCAGATTCCCAAGATGTAGGAATATTAAAAGTAATTGTACTAAATGGAGTCTGACTTGCACTTCCTAATATGCTGTTAGTCTGATATTCAAATAATTGACATGCATCATAAATATCTTTTGCTGTTCTTTCCTTAGCTATTTGGAATTCAACAGATTTTTCAGAAGCAAGTTTTTTATTTCCTGAACTTATCTCTCCAAATTCTTTTTCTATATCTTCTTCTGTCATTCTTGAAATATTTGCTTCTGTAGATAATTTATCATTATAAGCTCTCATAAAATTTTTCTTAAAGTTTTTCTTTGCATATTCAGCAAATACTTCATTAAAGTTTGGCAGAGAAACTCCACCATATTGACTGGCAGAAATACTTGCCATTATCTGCATAGCAATATTCATAGCTGTACCTACAGAGTTTGGCTGGCAAACATCAGCATTAGTTATTCTAGTTCCATTTCTAAGCATATCTTCTATATTAAACAGACAACAGTTTGTAAGTTTAGTATCTACATCTGAATCATGCCAATGTATAGTTTTTTTTCTGTGAGCTGCCCATAATTCTTTATCTATATTTTTTTCAAGTATATATCTGAAATATTCTCCAGCAATCAAATCTCTTTGTACTGAAGGAAGCATAGAATTTTTATTGCTGTTTTCTCTGTCTCCTACATCTACTATATCAGTCATATGTCTAAATACACTATTAGCTTCTTTTAATCTTTGTTCAGCTCTTTGTGTCCTATATGTTTGGAAAGCTTTAGCCTGTTCAAATAATCCATTACTACATAAAGTATAAAAAACTATATCTTGTATAGCCTCCACTGACATTCTTGTATGTCCATTAATCTTTATTACTATGTCATCCATCATATGTTTAATGGTAACTTTATCTGTAAAATTTACTTCCTTATCTATTTTTTCTAAAACCTTTTCTATTTTTTCTTTATTAAAAGTCACAATAGAGCCATTT encodes:
- the nrdD gene encoding anaerobic ribonucleoside-triphosphate reductase — translated: MHKIEVIKRNGSIVTFNKEKIEKVLEKIDKEVNFTDKVTIKHMMDDIVIKINGHTRMSVEAIQDIVFYTLCSNGLFEQAKAFQTYRTQRAEQRLKEANSVFRHMTDIVDVGDRENSNKNSMLPSVQRDLIAGEYFRYILEKNIDKELWAAHRKKTIHWHDSDVDTKLTNCCLFNIEDMLRNGTRITNADVCQPNSVGTAMNIAMQIMASISASQYGGVSLPNFNEVFAEYAKKNFKKNFMRAYNDKLSTEANISRMTEEDIEKEFGEISSGNKKLASEKSVEFQIAKERTAKDIYDACQLFEYQTNSILGSASQTPFSTITFNIPTSWESEHIILSYLKVRQTGLGEKHIPAIFPKLSYMVVDGYNFKKGDKYFYITEEVSKCIANTYYPDILFYSKDDYDAGKYYARMGCRSRVNHEYQVAGEYQHYGRFNYGVATLNVPQIALDVLRDERYGGAEGNRLERFLNILEKRKELMKKAIQTRFENVRHLQAKKAPILFQYGGIARLEPDDTVEELLKTDRASVSYGFLGLDDAVRILSDDKENISTEKGHEMGIAIMEAIRKQADDIKIETGLPVSVYGTPAESSIATFFSKDVENYGDIMPEWLREREYYTNSFHFSSELPIDSFDKIDVEAPFIKYCNGGNIMYVENGGKTYNNEAIIELIQYAHDAGIEYFAVNTISDVCYECGYTGEISYNEKTASYKCPHCGNEDGMKMKIQRRCCGYISNYNITHALEGRMKEIKNRAIHVK
- the nrdG gene encoding anaerobic ribonucleoside-triphosphate reductase activating protein — protein: MRIISIVNNDPINSMTGYTMTLYFAGCSHKCPGCFSRNTWDYNAGKEYSMDEIKDIILKSRWKNVTFLGGDPLYYENRNEVIKLIHFIKENTDKNVYLWTGYLKEEVEKWIDTSLIDYLIDGKFEIEKKDLRLKLRGSSNQRVFHNGILMNI